Genomic segment of Danio aesculapii chromosome 25, fDanAes4.1, whole genome shotgun sequence:
TTTTACGCAAGACTATCATAACCAAATTGTTAGATTTACTTATGCAGTTATCTAATCTTTGACTGAGGCGTTGTATTTTGCGCGCTTTCCAAGAAGCGCGGGAATATTATGCACGTGTTGCGTAAGCGCGCGAAATGATTAAAGGCTCCGAGGTCAGACCTGCACGCAACGAGGAGCTCGCACAGTAACCCGACAGCACAGAAATGTTAACGTTTTACACACTGGGAGAATTTAGGTCATTTTATGGACGAGATTGTCGTGATGTAACCCAGCACGGATCGTTAAGTGCTAATGGCCTGCAGGTCTGTCACTGTTCACAGCAACAGACGCTCTTCAGCCTGTCAACAGAAGTCAGTCAGCGTTTGAATGGAGGTACATCTGGGTTTCCGAGGGTTTCATAACCATTGTTATTTCATGtctaatgatagatagataggtatTTTGCACTAAAATTGTAATCTATGGTAGCTATGAGGATGATTAATATGCTTGTGTAGCATTACGAACTGGTTGTGCTAACAATAAGTACAAATTTTAAACAAACCAAAGTAACAACAAATTAACTAGGATTttgccacaatttttttttttaaccatggtATGTGTAGGATATAACCAGTTTTACACCTTATCTTTCTTGTCATAACTAAGTCGAGACAGTATTGGTTACTTGTGTTAGCGTTAGCCATATAAAACAGCTTATTATGTTGCTTGATATtagtattttcttttattaactTACTTTCAATGTTATGCCATAAACACAGTTTGTAGCGCAAGTAGTTTAACCCTTTACTGGCATTTGCTAATAGTCATTTACCCACACCGAAAGTCATATTCACTGAAAAGGAGCTTACTTCCACATGGCCAAACAAGGTGGATAAATGGTAgtcaagtaaaatgaaataatgtgTAGTTTTTGTAATGGATATTGTCAAAATATTAGGATGTGAATGCGTAAAAATATTGCTCAAGCATGACTTTCTTATAGTTAACATGATTAAATATTAACCATTAAAATATAGTTGTTTTTTGTAGAAGACTCCATTATGAATGAACTAAATGAGCATCATCGCTCTAGTctaaaacaatacacaaaacacactGTCTTTATTAGCGATTTCATTTTAATCATGCACCtacttttaaaatattcaattatttcTGGCTTTAAacaatccaaaaatatatattttaacataaatgACTTTGagagctggcggttcattccgctgtggcgaccccagtttaataaagggactaagccgaaaagagaatgaatgaatggatgacttCGAGAGCTACAGCCAAGAAGAATGTATAACAAAGACCCAAAAGAGGGTGAGTATATTTACCACACTTACCATAGTTTTATTAGTGTAATATCAGCTTTGGACTACTGAAGGATTTGCTTTAATCAACAttatcaaacattttattttgtctttcagCTCGTTTATGGAAAAACTGGTTTACTGGTGGACAAAAAAAAGGCAAGTcatgatgtttatttttttcatgtgtgttttatttggaCATAAGGAAAAAAGTTCAAGGTATACAAGTGTAGATTGTCATTAAATGATTTCACTCTAAACTCTACACTACAAAAAACttaatgaatcaatcaatatagacaaaataatatcgtagataaaaataaaatttaagaacaaaaacaaacaaacaaacattctcTAAAAGCTTATTGTCACAGCCCATGAGGAAAAGCAAGATCTATTTACACATGCAAAACCTAAAGGCCACCCTGCTGAGAAGTCTGAATTCGCTGAACACCTATCATTTCCACAGAGATGACCCAGAATGGAGGAAACAGAGGCTTCTGCTCCAGGGaatgtttttgcatgttttaCCTGACTGCGTCGGGATTTACCGAGCCTGCTATTCTGAAGGTGCTGCTACCTGTCTTATCTGAGTGAAACTTGAGGCGGCGTTCACTTTGAATGGAGCCCATTATCTTTGGCAAGTATACGTTAAGTTCGCTAAACACTGCAAGACATCTCAAACGGCTCaaaatacatctctgcaatgcgCCGCGGACTGAATTGCTTGTGTTTTCCTAAAGTGCTTGTGTTAAACCCCTGAGGGGCAGAAGGTGGGGTTGGTTTACTCTCATGAATTGTGAAGACAAATGATATAATGGACTATGGTAAGACTCAGAGCATCTTCCTAAATAAAAACGAGGATCTATTGACCTCATTCTTCATGCCAtatgaatctttttggctcgagactcaATTTGATTTTTGATTAGATTTTTCACTTTTGATTTTACGGTCTCATTAATAATTGATTTTTAGCCATTAGAAACAGcggcttgatgttgcaaactgattatattattctactttttatgtaaagtcatgaacacacttgtttgtagagcgagtacactccctgacaaaagtcttgtcagctatccaagttttaggaagaaccggtttccccccacagtccaaagacatgcggtacaggtggactgggtaggctaaatgtgtgcaaatgagtgtgtatgggttttccagtgatgggttgcggctggaagggcatccgctgcgtaaaacatatgctggataagttggcggttcattccgctgtggcgaccccagattagtaaagggactaaaccgaaaagaaaatgaatgaataattaggacagtaatgtctgactttgctgagacaaaagtcttgtcacttaacagaaataatgtcctgtatagattataaagtcatgctgcagtggaaacagaatgaatattgtgtatgactcctttGAGCTTaaagaactgcatccatacataatttttccttcaccaaacttgactaatttctgtgagaatcctgGGTCCATGTGGGCaccaataggttttctgcagtatttgtgattggGGTgtagctcaacagatgattcatcagaaaagtctaccttctgaaacttttccaaatgatcaactagaagtcaagttactatttgatgctcttacaactgggatcaacgacaagacgttcgtcaggtagtgtattttgaCCGTTTTATTAATCCTCCCATAGGAAACTCAATTGGAAAGTATAAAACCgtcgcaaaaacgagcacacttccgcatagcagaataaggtcaatagggttttttttgtttgttttttatttaactagAATGGTTCATCACAAACATGCTCATGCATCTAGAAGCGTTCAAGTCTGGtcttattttaaagaataaacaGACCTGGGCCGATTGACTTCTATTCAAAGGACTTGTTAAAAGCAAACCTCACAACCAGACTAAGATAAACGTCGACTAATTTTACACTTAAGTGCATTGTTGGGGTCTGGAATGATGCTATGGTGTTTTTATTAAACTCAAACTAGAATGCTGCGTTGCAACCAGTATTTTCAACTACTGAGAATAAAGCCATTGGTTGCATGATGATTATGGGAGgatataaacacacatttattctcattttaattgttatttaatgtgggaaattttacttacagttgaagacaaCATTATTACCCCTTCTGTGAAGGTTTAATTCTTTTAGAGAAGAtctagttttaataattaatttataaaaactagTTTCTTTGGTCTTTGCCGTGATGTCAGGACAGACTATTTAATTGTTACTTTGCAAGATATCAGtgttcagcttaaaatgcaatttaaaggcaaGTTAGATTAGACTAGAcaagtcattagacaacagtggtttgctgtagtcagtaaaatatatatattttcttaagggggctattaatattgatcTTTAAACAagtataaaaatgaaaaactacttATATTTcaggcaaacaaaaaaaaataagactttctccagaagaaaaatataagaaataatgtgAAAATCCCCTTTGCCCTTTAAACATTACttgagaaatatttacatttcacaggagggctaatgattttgcaTTCAACTGTGTATTTAAGTTGCTTAGAACTGAATTTTTAGCACTTCCTTTGCACTTGTTCCTGTGTCGTTTTAGACTGAAATCACAATTTCCATAGACCTTTCCAAGTTGGACGTCCAACTTCAAGTGCACTCAAACTGTGGAAAGTTGGACATTCAAAGAGCTGAATGGAACGTAGTATAAATCCTAATGAGCGTCTGAAGGACTAATTATGCTGTTGAAGAGAGTCGAGTCTTAGTTACTAAGAGCTGAGCGCTTTTTGTTGAATGATTAACCAGCTGAAACTCCTAGAGAAGAGTAAAACCAGAAGACTGACGAACTGAAGCACATAAATCGCCAACAAAAAGCAGTTTACAGTCGATTACAAATGCATTCCCTTCTGAAAAACGTATCATTACCATCTCTGCCATCTAAATCTGCTGTTCTATACATGACTGTTTTGATATATGGTGTGAATTAACAGAAAGGATATGCTGGATTCTGGTTTAGCACCAACCCACCTCCTGCTGATGgagtgaccaatcagaacagatcGGTGAGATAATAACCCGAAGCTGAACCAATCAGAGTGTTAGTTGGCGCAGCTACGGCCCTCCCCCTGTCTTTAAAGTCACTTTGATGCAGAGGTTTAGAGAGGGGGAGGAAGAGGGGTGGGGGGCATCTTAAGATTGACAGAGAGTGTGATGGTCACTCTTCATCTGAACTGCTGCTGTCCATAGAATAGACCATAAAGAGGAGATCGGGCCGAGCCGGCACCAGCGGGTGACCCGGTTTCACCACTTCAAAACCCATGTAGTGGAAGGTCTTCATTATGGACACTAAAAGTGGAAGGAAAAAGGgttcattatttattgatttatggtAATTATTAGACTAATTATACGGTTTTAAAAACGCAAAATGCAAGTTCGGTCATAATTTAGGGAAtgttctagggctgcacaatgttggaaaaatcggacattgcgatattttgtttttcagaaattAAATAGTGTGATATATATACAATTTCACTGGAttactatggagccagatcagtctcaaatatAATACACTTacgaaataaaattcatacatgcacaattcacattcacaaaattcaatttgtgaaattcaaaacaattcataaatacaacacaattcgtcaattcacaagtaaaaatcaaatatatttgcgaagtgaattggatttgtgtagttttgaatcgtgttttgaatttgcgaattggatttatgtatttttgaatttgcgaactggatttgtgtatttttgagttgttttgaattggatttgtgtatttttaaatcgtgttttgaatttgagaattggatttgtgcatttttgaatcgtgttttgaatttgcgaattggatttgtgtatttatgaattatgttttaaatttgagaattggatttgtgtattttttatcgtgttttgaatttgagaattggatttgtgcatttttgaatcgtgttttgaatttacgaattggatttgtgcatttttgaatcgtgttttgaatttacgaattggatttgtgcatttttgaatcgtgttttgaatttgcgaattggatttgtgtatttttgaatttgcgaactggatttgtgtatttttgagttgttttgaattggatttgtgtatttttgaatcgtgttttggatttgtgcattttttaatcgtgttttgaatttgagaattggatttgtgtatttttgaatcgtgttttgaatttgagaattggatttgtgtatttttgaatcgtgttttgaatttgagaattggatttgtgtatttttgaatcgtgttttgaatttgagaattggatttgtgtatttttgaatcgtgttttgaattcgcgagttggatttgtgtatttttgaatcgtgttttgaattcgcgagttggatttgtgtatttttgaatcgtgttttgaatttgagaattggatttgcgcatttacgaatcgtgttttgaacttacaaaatagattttgtacatttttgaattgtgttgcaGATGTATGAACcatgttttgtaaatatattatttttgaaactgatctggctccataagaCGACTgctatttggaaagaatgtatTATTTTCGAATGATTGGCATGATTCTGTAGGAAAGTGAATCATGCATTaaatttaataagaaaataacaaGCAAAGATAAAAGCGAAATAAACTGTGTTTTATGGTTTTCGGGGCAGTCAGATTGTATTCAGGTACGgaatttgaataatcaaatgtaaaaactgcAAAAGTCTTTActgatataaataattcaataaaattttctttattaaagttacaaactgtaaaatatcttgtgcctgaatgctttaaattcTCTCAGGCCTCAGGTTACTAACAAAcaaccaatatcttaataatagacaggtaataagccactagttaataatgagaattggtacttaaagtgTTTAAATGTATCTTACGTCGATCATCTCTGTTTTTGTGCAGCCACAGGAACACATAGCTGACTTTCAACTGCTCCTCTGCAAACTCCAGCAGCCTGGTGAAACTGCAGCGTAatgagacagagacagacagagatagaggGGGTGACGCACTGCTGCTTTTACATAATGTGCATCTTATGTAATAATGCAGATGTACTAGCCACAGAACAacttcagtcacacacacacttaatgctTTCTGACAAGTCCAGCACCTGCTTGCTGAAGGTAAAACACTCTGTACAAATGCGTGCAGTGATCTAGCTGACAGCATGTCACTGATCCAAATGAGAAATGACTATCATGCTTCTTTCACAGCCTCATATCGCTGATAAAAAGTTGCACGAAAAACCAACCTCAGCTGCTTTGGGCTAAAATTAAACCAGCTGTTTGTTCGGCTGTGACCTAAAACTGTCTGTTAAAGTCAGAGACGGATATCCTGCTATCAACTTTACACTTTTTAGCCACACAATGGCAGATTATAAACCCAATTTACCCTTCTCTGCTGCCATTGTGAAGAGCACCAGCAGGGATTTCCAGATAGAGAGCGTCGTCAGACAGAACCGTGTCCCAGGAGGAGATCCGTCGCTCGCTCAGCTGGTACTGGAAGTGCAGGACAGGGGGCGCTCCGCTTACCGACCCTGCCTGGGTCACCGTCAACTTTTCGTCCTGAGGTTAACAGAGACATATAATGTTAGACACATCCGAACGCCATTTTATAGCAGACCAAAACTAAATGTTCTGATCTAAAAGCTGTTCATATTTTAACCCAAGAGACTCTGCGAGTATGTTTGTAtgcttaaaatgaaaattctgccatcatttactcatcctctacttgttccaagtTGGTTtggttctgtttaacacaaagaaagatgtattgaagaatgttgaaaacagccattgacttccatagtatttttttttttgttcctactatggatgtctatgtctgcttttttcccaacatttcagaagatcttgttttgtgttcaacataagaaaaatgagtgtgagtaaatggtgtggAAATGTTAAtttgtgaactatacctttaataactcaacataaaccaATTGTCATGGCTAGTTTTTTGTCTCTTATGCCCATTCCACCCCAAATATAAACACATGAACTGCTTTCTGTTGGTTTATGAAATTATGCGTGTTTAATTTGTGGAACGTGTCCATAATTCAGATTTAAGTGCATTTAGGTGGAGAAAATGATTTACAATTAACAATGTGATATATTTTCTCAAACTCAAATGTTTTCTTAACTCAAAGAATTATAAAATGTGTTCTCATCTTAAATGAGAGGGTGTATGAGTGTTTCTTtgaactgggttgtggctggaagggcatccgctgcgtaaaacatatgccagaatagttggtcggttattaagctgaaggaaaatgattgaatgaatgttctCATCTTATGATATTCAGCAGACATAGAAAATGTACAAGCACGTACAATGCTGCATCCTGAGAGGTggataatattaatgttttatataacATGACAGATTAAGATGCACAAATTCGTACATTTTGATCTCACTAAGAGTAAATAAACTGATCTACTAACAAATGTCTTGTAAGACATAATTGACTTGCATTAACCAGGAAAACGGGATCATTTTAATAAGATAATTTTGTTATCAGCATACACAAATTACGTTTgcagtttgtttaaactactcatttaaaatgagctgaagcaacacaattcttggtttttttttggggggggggggggggggggcaacttaattgttttatgttcaatccacataaatttgtaaaaactaataagctaacttaattccttcatattgtcgcaacccaaattgattgtgtggaaccccttTTTCTTTACAATGTCTTATATGATTATGTAAACATGCTCAGTTACTTTGACAAGAGATCAACTTTGTAGATGTTCCTCCTATCAATTCAAATGAGACCATTGTTGAAATTCAGGGGTGGataatattaatgatttatttaacatgCCATAACTTAAATACTCCGTGTAAGATGCACAAATTCATGTGGTTTGATCTCACTAAATGGTAAATAAACTGATCTACTAATAAAGTAAAACGTTGTTGACTTGCATTAACTAAGAAAATTGGATATTGTAATAAGATGATTGAGATATCagcatgcactcaaaaaattgtttgctgtttaattaaaatgagctaaaacaacaattcttcattttttttggggccaacttaattgttttgttcaatccacataaatttgtaaaaactaataagctaacttaattccttcatgttgtcgcaacccaaattgattgtgtggaaccccttTTTCTTTACAATGTCTTATCTGATTATGTAAACATGCTCAGTTACTTTGACAAGAGATCAACTTTGTCGATGTTCCTCCTATCAATTCAAATGAGATCGTTGTTGAAATTCAGGGGTGGATAATATTAATGCTTTACATAACTTAAATACTCCGTGTAAGATGCACAAATTCATATTGTTTGATCTCACTAAATGGTAAATAAATCTACTAATAAAGTTTTGTAAAACGTAGTTGACTTGCATTGACTAAGAAAATTAGATATTGTAATAAGATGATTGAGATATCagcatgcactcaaaaaattgtttgctgtttaattaaaacgagctgaaacaacacaattcttcagtttttttggggacaacttaattgttttatgttcaatccacataaatttgtaaaaactaataaaattacttaattccttcatgttgtcgcaacttaaattgtgtggaaccccatTTTTTTACTATGTATTGCTGAGTATGTAAACATGCTCAGTTACTTTGGCAAATGATCAACTTTGTAGATGTTTCTCCGATAAATCCAAATGAGGCCATTATTGAAATTCAATACAGTTTGAAAGAGTTCCTAGCTAAAACTATGCAATATTACCTCTTAATTGCAAATCAATCTAAATGTGATGCACTCAATCACGACAGCAGTGTTTGGGACATTATGTATATAGAAATTCCCTTTTGCTCTATTGAACCCTCAGTAGATTTTCAATCGATTTTCGTCTAAATATTACCCAGAGTGGCTTTGTAGACAAATCAATGGCTATAAATGAGCTCAGTAGCTTGCACAACAGGTGTAAGCGATCCAAAACCTCTTAACCTTTTGAGACAGTCACATGTCTGTGCACAGACAGTGCTGACATCTATAGTCTCTCGCGCAGATGATCAGGTGAATGCCGAGTTCAAGTGCCAACACCATGCATATGTAGGGCAGATGGAAACTTAGCAGTAAATATGGCATGGAGCTATGTGACAAAAAAACAAGCCCTAGAGATCCCGGCAGTCTCCCTGCCTCGGGCTGTTTGTGTGTATGGTTTATTTTGGACTGCTCAAGCCTTTTATCGATTAAACTATTCATTCACAGGTCAAGGTTTTCAGGATCATGCTGTGATAGTAAAATAGTAATCTGAGCTGGGTTGTGTTTCATTTTGCATACTATCTACACTAGATTATTGATTCTATTTTGATATACTAATTGAGTTAGGTATTATAGTCTTGCTAAGCTAACAGATTTGATAATTGCTCACAGATTTAAGGATTAATGAACTATTCTGGGCTTTTACCTTAAATGTCATCCTGTGACTGTGAAACGGTAAACTAAGATGGGCTACTACATCCCAATTTGCTTGCAATTTtctgatgtttaacagaatatCAAATCTTGTCATAGTTAAAGCATAAAACATTAGTATAGTTCAGCATTTTATAGGGTCTACATAGTAATTTCATTAGCCTGCCCTGTATCAAATATATTATCATGAATGGgcttttatcattcattcattcatttattttccttcggcttagtctctgattttcagaggtcgccacagcagaatgaaccggcaactattccggcatatgttttacacagcggatgcttttccagtcgcaacccagtactgggaaacacctatacactcacacatttacacatacactacgaccaatttagtctattcaattcaccaatagtgcatgtctagggactgtgggggaaatcggaggaaacccatgccaac
This window contains:
- the oaz2a gene encoding LOW QUALITY PROTEIN: ornithine decarboxylase antizyme 2a (The sequence of the model RefSeq protein was modified relative to this genomic sequence to represent the inferred CDS: deleted 1 base in 1 codon) gives rise to the protein MVHFSVDFLHNTHFSGYQSKAAYEENMCNTEESCAVLGSRQRAPGPLWCSDAPLPLTKIPGGRGTGRDLPHSVLHKDEKLTVTQAGSVSGAPPVLHFQYQLSERRISSWDTVLSDDALYLEIPAGALHNGSREGFTRLLEFAEEQLKVSYVFLWLHKNRDDRLSIMKTFHYMGFEVVKPGHPLVPARPDLLFMVYSMDSSSSDEE